Part of the Mangifera indica cultivar Alphonso chromosome 4, CATAS_Mindica_2.1, whole genome shotgun sequence genome, AAACCTCTTAACTCCAAGAAAATCAACTGCCGAAAATCTGGTGTCGCGTGTCGGTTGATTACCTGAACTACACACCTGAATGTCAAAAATTGCTGGTGATGTAGAGCCAGTAATGATTTTCAGTTGGCTTGGAGAGTTCTTTCAGGAGTCGGAGACAGGTTTGGGTGATTGGAAGAATTTGGCAACTGCTTGATAGAGGTTTTCTTCCTCGAAGGGCTTTGAGACATATCCATCCATTCCACATTTCAGGCACTCTTCATATGTAGCATGAATAACATCAGCTGTCATGGCTAATATTGGCATGTGCCACTCGGATTTTTTGGCAGCTCCATCAATGGTTGATCCACCGTTTACGATCTGCTGCTCATTTACTTGGCTCTCCATCTTCCGAATTCGACGAGTTGCCTCAAACCTGGAAAAGGATGaacaaagaattaaaagaaatcCTTAAACAATCTGTGCATAACAGAAAAGCATTATAAATACAAACAGATCTTAGAACATCCATGAAGATTAAGAAAAATCTCATTGCAGTAAAAAGACACTATTTAATCTTATTTACATCCAGGTAGCTACTATTTACACAGATAACATGTAGAACAAGCAAATAGGCTATATATAATATGTTGCCATTTCTATACTCCCACAAAAAGTATCATTGCTAAAACATATATCATTATCTAGTAAGGTAAAGGCATATAAACGAAAAATCACAACTTCCTACATTTCCAAAAACTCCAAAGAGTTTTGGGAGAAGGCTTCATCAATGTCCCAAAAAAATGGAAACCAATAGGAAATAAGATTAATTGCCATTCCAGAAAAAGAGACATACCCATCCATTTCTGGCATTTGAATATCCATGAAACAAGCATCAAAACTGTGTGGTATTTGAAGCAACTTCAGTGCAGTTGCACCGCTACCAGCGCACTCTACATTGGCTCCAAACTTCTTCAGTGCGCCAGCAGCAACTCTGCGATTTACCATGTTGTCATCAACCACCAAAATTTTCTTGCCACAGAGCAAGCTCTTAATAGGGACTCTAGATTCATTTGGTGCATCTTTTCCAGCTTGCTTCATCCCCACACTGAGTACCTGTTGAAGACAAGCTGCAATCATACTTGCTCTTAAAGGTTTCATGATGACAGTATCTGAGAAGCCTGCTGCCTTTGctttttcaaattcatcatcACTAATATTGGTTGCGAGAAGAATCAGCCTAGGCAACTTTAAGACATGACCATTTTTCCACAAATCCAAGAGCTGTCCCTTAGCAGAACAATCCTCACCAGAAATCCAATAATCCTTCTCTACAAGAATCATGTCAGCCTGGATATTGTTTCTGTCATTTTCAGTGAAGTAATATCAATCAGTTAGCTGATTATACAAGTTAAACATATAATGAGAAAAGGGAtttgttttaaacataaaatattatagggTCTTATTATCTCTGAATATTTCATGAAACTGGCTTTTTTTCTCTACATGTAACCCTTAAGCATTAATTGGCATCTCCTATGTCTTGAGAATTTCTCACAGCTCTGGTCCTACTAAAATTGGCGTGTCATCCTGCAAATgtacatatatgaaaataacaaaaccaGACTCAAGCATTTAGAAAACTCCCAAAAGATAACCATCTGGCGCGCTGCAAAGATGAAGTATATCAAAAGCAAATAATAGGATGAGAAGTGACTTTACAAGGGAAAAATGCAACATATAGTCATTTCCAAGGTTGCCTTAGGACAGGCTGGAGCCAGGGGGTGGCCCCCTCAAGCTCTAGCCctgagaaaataattttctgGTGTCACCCCAGCCTTAAGATTATACAAAAGGACAGATATAGCAGTTGGCCAAATAAGACAAGGTGTAGTTATAGTATCATATTGGGAATTCTTCTATTTGGACATGATCAATAAGAATGTCCTTTGCATGGAGAAAAACTCACCCGGATAATGTAGAACCATTTTTTCCAGACATGTTAACCACCGAAATGATGCTGGAAGCAACTTCAGACACAATGCCAAGTCTCTTCAAATGATATCGGGTGACAGCAGCTCTGACTGGTTTTTCATCAACTACAACTGCTTTCAGACCTCCAAAAGCCAAAGGTAGCTCCTCAGATTTAGACTTGCTACCATCAAGGGATGCCTTTTTCTTATACCTCCCAAAAACAGCAGTAAATGTAAATGTGCTCCCAATCTTAGGGTGACTTACAAAGCTTATCTGACCATGCATCAGCTCAACCAGACACTTACTGATGCTTAAGCCTATTCCAGTTCCCCCATAATGTCTAGAGGTTGAGCTGTCTGCTTGCATGAAGGGTGTGAACACCCTGTCCTGGGCAGAAAAAGGTATCCCGATTCCCGTATCCTCCACACATACCATCAAAGTGACATCCTCTGAGGCATCATTAGCTGTCATCATGTCTATAACTGACACATTAGACTGCAAATTTTCATCATCAGCTAAATGCCTAAATGTATCCCAACAATTCCGTTCATCAGCTGCTTGAAAACCACTCAAGGTTCTATACTGGTCCATACCAAATTTGGCACCTTCTTCTGATCCTCCATTCAAGAAAGTTTCATCTCTCACATTTGTATTGCCATTTGACTGTCCAGCTAGATGGACTTTGACAAATATATGCCCCCGCTCAGTGAACTAAGAAAAAACTTAACATAATGAATATCAACTATATCAAGACATTAATTTGCAAAGAAAACTATGACTGGCATAGTAAAAAATTAACCCTAGTGATGCAGTGTACAAGTTGTGGAATTTATTAAGGTACCACAACTCTTTACCAATGCAGTAACTTTACCAATACAGTAGATTGACAAATACTTAATAAACCAATGCTAGCGAGAGAATTGCTATGCACTAGCATTGTAAGTCCAATAATAAATCCAACACCATTACTCACTTTTACAGAGTTGCCCACAAGATTTGTGATGATCTGTCTGAATCTGCCCGGATCCCCTATAACAAATTCTGGAACTTTGTCAGAAACAAACACTGCCAGCTTCACATCCCCATTTGATTAGATATCAATAGCCATCATTCATCAATTGATGACAGAACCGCcagaaagataaaaagaaaagaaaaaaaagttaataataattcatttcaaaaaatcacaaaatacaTGGCAACTCGTGCTTCATAAACTATGAGCACCATGCATGACAAGCAACACAGTGAAAAGAACTACAATATTTTTGGCCCCCTTAAGCCATCTCAGTGAACATCAGATGAGATGAATGCAAATTTGCATATATTAAAATTGCTCCGGCCTTACCTCAATTCCTTTATTTCTAGACTTCTCAGAAAATAAAGACAGGACCTCATCCAGTATTGATCTCACGTGGAATGGGACAGCCTCCAGCTCTAACTTGCGAGCTTCAACTTTTGCACGGTCAAGCACCTCATTTATTAATGCAATCAGTGCCTTTCCACAATCTTGAGCAGTTTGAGCATAGTCTTTTTGTGTAGTACTTAAATCTGTACTTAGAAGCAAAGCAAGCATTCCTGCAATTCACATAAGATATGAGTGCATCCCCATTAGAAGGTGTCCAAATACCTAAATAACATCTATAATTTTGGACTGAAAAACTTCTATGTGAACATACCAAGGATACCATTCATGGGCGTTCTAATTTCGTGAGAAACAGTTGCTAGAAACTGACATCAAATACACAAATGGCAATTAGATCATGACAAGAATCACTTCATCAAAAAGGTGAACTATGCTGTAGAAACATATCAGATATGAAACCTGTGATTTGGCAACATCAGCTGCTTCTGCTCGGACTTTCAATTCCTGCATTTCATGGAAATCATCCTCAACTTTAACAATGTGAATGGCTGCACCATATAAGATATACCCTACTAATAAACCAATCACGAAGAATAAGAAAGCAGTGGTGAGCGCAGTCCACGGTATAGGTGCCTTTTGGAGATATCTGTTAAGAGTTCAATATAATAAGTACATGCATGAAAATTTTCCCGGATCTCTTTCATCTGGCATAGAAAAAATAATCAACCACTAGATTCACTTGCCTGCATTTCATATCATGCTTTCTGAATGGATCTCCAAAATCAAGCTGGCTCTCTTGCACAAGAGACATGTCACCATCTTGATTTTGGTGACCATACATGATTAAGGGCTCTGAAGAGTTGGTGATATCATACACATTAACCAATATTGCTTGATTACCAGCAAGCTGCCCAAGTAACTTCTCCACAAGGGACTCAACATCGAAGGCTCCCCCGAGGTATCTGCTTTTGATCAGAACTactttttagttaaaaaaaaaaaaaagtatcta contains:
- the LOC123214436 gene encoding histidine kinase 4-like, which translates into the protein MGLKMLQHHIQNHSLVKNHSVALRVNDQTGTKKGYTFIQANRGWLPKFFMLWVLMVAFFSMFLFQGMDAENKVRRKDVLISMCDQRARMLQDQFSVSVNHVHALAILVSTFHYMKNPSAIDQETFAEYTARTAFERPLMSGVAYAQRVLDSERDKFERENGWTIKTMDTEPSPVRDEYAPVIFSQETISYIGSLDMMSGEEDRENILRARATGKAVLTRPFRLLGSHHLGVVLTIPVYKSKLPPNPTVAERIEATGGYLGGAFDVESLVEKLLGQLAGNQAILVNVYDITNSSEPLIMYGHQNQDGDMSLVQESQLDFGDPFRKHDMKCRYLQKAPIPWTALTTAFLFFVIGLLVGYILYGAAIHIVKVEDDFHEMQELKVRAEAADVAKSQFLATVSHEIRTPMNGILGMLALLLSTDLSTTQKDYAQTAQDCGKALIALINEVLDRAKVEARKLELEAVPFHVRSILDEVLSLFSEKSRNKGIELAVFVSDKVPEFVIGDPGRFRQIITNLVGNSVKFTERGHIFVKVHLAGQSNGNTNVRDETFLNGGSEEGAKFGMDQYRTLSGFQAADERNCWDTFRHLADDENLQSNVSVIDMMTANDASEDVTLMVCVEDTGIGIPFSAQDRVFTPFMQADSSTSRHYGGTGIGLSISKCLVELMHGQISFVSHPKIGSTFTFTAVFGRYKKKASLDGSKSKSEELPLAFGGLKAVVVDEKPVRAAVTRYHLKRLGIVSEVASSIISVVNMSGKNGSTLSGNNIQADMILVEKDYWISGEDCSAKGQLLDLWKNGHVLKLPRLILLATNISDDEFEKAKAAGFSDTVIMKPLRASMIAACLQQVLSVGMKQAGKDAPNESRVPIKSLLCGKKILVVDDNMVNRRVAAGALKKFGANVECAGSGATALKLLQIPHSFDACFMDIQMPEMDGFEATRRIRKMESQVNEQQIVNGGSTIDGAAKKSEWHMPILAMTADVIHATYEECLKCGMDGYVSKPFEEENLYQAVAKFFQSPKPVSDS